The following is a genomic window from Bactrocera tryoni isolate S06 chromosome 2, CSIRO_BtryS06_freeze2, whole genome shotgun sequence.
ttCAATTcatgaatatattaaaaaagtgaagaatagtgttagagagatggtaaGATAGCTAGACATCTCTCGTGAGTCCGTTCGAATtattttgttggatattttgggtatgaaacgcgttcttgctcgactcgtcctgaTAAAGCAGAATTTTTTCAATTCGATTGTGACCAGATTTTGCTCCATCGCACTATATTAATTTTACGCCGAAATCAAAATCGGGTACTTTATCTATTTGCATCCTGAATGTATACTATTAAACTCACGCTTCAGCACAGGaaaaaaacgttgcctacatttaggcaaaACGTTGTTTAATAACGTGTTTATTGTAGGGTtgtatacagttagaaggccgaaaaaagtgatttttccaGAATTCAATTGAACGgaatcctctgaaattaaaaaaccgaacagatttttttaaagtaatgttaaatctatttattaatcgaaggaataagataaaaaaatattgacaaaatggcggcttctcaaaaaaatggaaataaaaaaatcgattttttttcccaactgtatataaccccttaaataaataaaataaacgataaaaataatataaaatttaccaatcacgaaaaaagtttattttttttcgaaattcgtaaaagtttataatacaaaaaatgctctaaaacaattttttttttcatataaatattgtcatataattatgttataaataatttaaaaattcataaatatatacataatctTTGACCAcaagaaaattaattgaagGCATTAATCGACATTACTTGCATTATCTTATCTTTGCAGAGGCTTAGCGACACAATTGGTGCGACAAATACCTAACACAGCCATAATGATGGCCACCTACGAAGCAGTCGTGTATGTGTTAACGCGACGATTCAATAATAAAAGCAATGAATTCTACGACTTCTAGATTTGTTTTCGTTTATGGCTTGTAGCGTGATTACTTTGAACGACTATAAGTACAAAAcgccaacacacatacacaacgcTCAGGCGTAACtataatgtgtgtatgtgtgtttgtggcgAATTAATGTGTGCATATAGGACTGGCGCGCGTGGTCAAGGAGACGTTGTCTTTTAAAACTTCTTAGCTACAAAGTTACTATGCAACTTTGTTGctaaacaaattatataatagAGAGGTGTAACAATTGTAGCGCACTTCTAGGCGCTTATAAGTAGACGTTAGAAGACTGCAGAACGctgatataaaaattgttacaaTGCCGTTACAAAGGCGTACAACGAATTGAAAACTTGTTTGAAATAGCTTTAAATGCTAGCAATCACACTAATTAGTAGAATAGTATGTTGCAAAATGTGCgccaaattttatgttttcttttatttttgtgcatGGGAAATGTTGTGCAGCAATTAAACAATCAATCAGCCAGTTAATAAACTACTTTCAAAAGCGTTATGGCAGGCCAACACTTGTAAAACACTTAATTTGTGCTCATAAAGTGAACTTAATAGTCTGCGGCCTGTAGTGCCACACACATTTCTTTTATGCagcaaatttatatttgcaatatttaatttaaaaatttttttttgtttttttttttttttttattttatttaatttacttaatatatattatctcaacacaatttttgaatttgttgtgtttaatatatttttttcttcagatCTATAGTGTAGATCTGGCggctataatataaatttatatatttatttgtattatgcaataaaaaaaaatcgctaaacacacacacagactcACCTTAGTGCACATATAAAAACTAATtgtaaaacaattataaaaaaaaaacgaaacctTATTTATGTATCTAAAAGTATGTACTTTGTACGCTTTAATGTTTAAAAACGTTATTTTAGTGctaagtaatttaattattccACTTAAAATGTTaactataaattattatttttatactaagTATTGATTGAAATGAAGCAAAACAATTGGTTGAACGTTGATACATATTTGATGCGctgacatatttatgtatgtcgtCATATCTATAGATAAACACGATAAACACTTGAAGTGCTATATTTAATTTCCTACACACTCGTCTTTATGTTTATAAGTCATATGCACTATAATTAATGCAACTAAATGCATACGTACTTGCTCATGccataaacattttaatttgttaagcaCATTTTGGTTAgccaaatatttgctttaatgctaaataatatatatgtatgtacatgaaataagcattaacatttttttttattttttgctttagttATTTTACTGGTAGATGAAATTGACGAcgaacagaaacaaaaacaaaacacaaacaaatatattttaaccaaATTCGGAATCGAAACAATGAATAAGGCTGCTCTATAGTTAGACTGCAAAGTAGctcatataaaattgttaaaacaaatttaaaaaaatcttattaaCTACTGagtatactataaatatttaattggcaCAAAATAGTAGTAAAAAATAAGTACTAAATATAAGTTGCTGTGTAAATAGTATGTAGTCGCAAAGAGGTgtgataaaatttatgttagTTTTTCCAAGATGTCACATGAGCTGTAAGACTGCGTGGTATAGCGCCTAAAAGTAGATTTGCAcatgaaatatttgaatttaaatggtACGAAATGATACACAGTTAATTTTGGcagacttaaacaaaaaattaatgaaattgtaTGAAATGGTTCACACTTAATTtagcaaacttaaaaaaaattaccaaaataaacaaataaacgcGACAGCGTATTTGTTGCAaattagcatacttttaggcgcatacATTCTACGTGTCTGCATTAGTTGTCTTGTAAACTCATCGTCGTCCAAAAAgtcatttactatatatatatgtacataaacgcATAACAAAACGTTAGCAAATATCGCAATGCCTTGTATAAATTTAAGTTATATAAAGAAcaacaatgaaatacataaatataatgcaaacaatattaataattttattacaaagtCCTTGAAGCACAACACTAGTGTTTGAAAACTCAAACTGCAACTTGAATTTCATATAtaaacacaaacatataaaacatgcatgcatgtatacaaaaattcatagattatacttataaatatgtatgtatgtaattattattatttttttttttgtaaaaaatataaaatattgcttgtagagaaaacacttgaaaatatataaattcctTTTTGATTATAATTGTTCAAAGTCATTTTGGGTCACTTTGCCACCGTTAGTGTAAGAGGATGTTCACatcgtcatctaaaatgcaaaacaatgtatCATCAATCACAACTGAAATTGAGttatttattgcttacgatACTTTACATCATTATTACACATATGTTAGATATAACcagtatataaccattttataaccaaaactcaaattttgtttctgttatatcatttttctttgcattttaggtgacgatataatattgaaaatataaagatttgaaaaaaatgttgtacgACACTTTGTCGTTAAGCTTGCAAGATTACTTTTGTGCGATGGaagtttaatgtttttgtagCTGTTTAGTACAGATTTCCATATGTAATTACATAACATTAAGTATAAGAataatttacacacatatacatacatatatttaaatatatacacgcAAATATATCCATGTTACTTGTTTTAGTGTCGTAAGGGTTTTTCGATTTTGCTTTAAAGTAAACTTGGCGTAGAAACTATGGCAAACTGAatgaaatacttaaaaaattaaattaaaaaaaaacctaagtAAGCATATAAGAATGTGAACGAGAAACACGAAAAAAGATCTGTGAATtaatttgtgaaattgtttattttacaatacattACAACaactgaaatgaaataaaagttttgtttaaataaaaactttgaatttttttattttcttattgtagTGGAGAAAGGTTTGttgtgtgaaaaatatttgaattttttcaggtaaataaatacattagaGGAAATTTTAGCCTTATCTTTGGCaataattcgtgccaaatttcatgaagatctctcgtcaaataaaaaagtttccatatgACGACTTGATTGAGTTTTGTAtcgcagctacatatgtatatgctacggTGGCTCGAtccaaacattttattaatatgtagATTGTACCCTTGGCTTGCGTAAggatccgtgccaaatttcgtggtgATAtttcgccaaataaaaaagtttctcctACATGAACTTTTTTTCCCTTCATCATTTCGTTTGTTCAGCCGCTTTAACCTATAGTGGTCTGAATTCGGCGATTTCGGCatataagcagcttcttggaaagaaaagaacgtgttcgaattttcagatcgatatctcaaaaactaagcgaGAGTTAGCATATATACAGAGAGTCAGATGGACATggcaaaatcgactcagctcatgcCTACttattttataaggtctcccACGCTTCCTGCTGGTTATTACAATCCTTATGGCATAGatgttgagggtataaaaataagtaacagttacttgtttaattaataaatttatatattttttgaatacttaatatttatacgcataatgtttttcttatttaaagaaaaaaatagtttcttgtctgtttcaaataaaaaattattatagtgGTATTTGCGGTAAATAATAAACTATAGCAATTTActtaatatacacatattttatattcatttgataTTTCAACAGATTATTGCTTCCAGTGTAGTTGTCATGACTTCTGTATGCAACTCTGCTTTTCTCTCATCTCTGATCGTGCACTAATCGGGCAGAAGCAACAATTCATTGTTGATTGTCAATTTgcgtgcaatttttttttattgttattagtgtttatatatttatttttaaacaaaatagcTGCGATATTGTGCAATTTTGAGAATACTTTGTGTTTtcatgctacatacatacaagtgtaaATAAGTggaataaaacataaaattgtttgaaataccAATACGCAGAAGCAACAGGTCTGCATAGTACAATGACTACAACGTAGGCAAACTTGCGCATCCATACGATCAGTAGGGCAATAAAAGGCACGCAGTtaacagcagcacaacaacaacaacgcaaacaACATTAACTACTAActcaataacaatagcaacataTATCAAGTAATATTATTGCAGCGCATAAATTAGCCAAATTCTTCGGGAATCTAGCTGTGACGCTGTGGTGACGACGGCGACGCTAACCGCGAGACAGCAGCCGCATATAGAAATATACTTGTAGCGGTGTTTGTTCGCGATAAGTTTGGAATAACATTAGCACAAGTATGCTTAAAACGAGACCTGGAGTTGTGGTTTGTTAAATTCCCGTTGTGCATAAATTCATTAGGAAATTGCATGTGCAAAAAGTGTGGTAGTGCATCAAATCGTCTAACGATAAATGATGTGAGAGTATTGCAAGAATAAAACATTacagaaatatattattttatataatataaacaaaagttattgaaaGTCAACGGCTTAACACTTGCAACCACAAGCGCTTGCAATGCTAACTCTCCTCGGTGAATGTCATCTGTGGAGTGTACGCGATGAGTTGCGCATTAAATCGACCGATCTAGGTGCCTTCCGTTACACACGCAATCGTGAGGCACAGCAACAGAACGCTGAGCTGACAGCAATCGCCAAGCGTGATTACATTGAACGGCGTAATGGTGTGACGGTGCTTAAGAATAGCCGCAAGGCACCTGGGCGTTTGAAGGATAACATTAAACGCTTGGAGGAATTACTGCGTAGTTATAAAATTGTGCATACCGAATGGCGTGATGCTGCGCAAGTGTTGCTTCTATTCGCCAACGGTATTATCGCACATATATCTGTGGATCCTGCGACAGGTGACATATTGCGCATGGTCTATGAGAAGTACTTTGTTGGCAAGCTGGCGTCGGAAGTTATCACCGACGgtaagtgtatatgtacataccatagGCAGGGAAATAAATGTGACAAAAAGTTGCGCGGCGAATATTTatctgtgtgtatatacatacataaattctcTAATGCTGATAGTGTGGAGAAATTTGCATTTGCGCATACCCATGAGCATGCGCGGATTCACACAGTTTCACATgcaattaatgttaattaatttcgCTACAACTTTGctgtgttttgtttgttttgcctACAGTATTTCTGCATTACACTAGTAATACGTTTTATTGTCTCATGTTTTATCTCTGGTTTAGCATTTTTCACACGTTCCCACATCGTCTTAGCCTATAATACGAATCAGTTGACGGTGGTGCATTTACAAAAACCGAACACACGTCTGCAAGGACCTGAGAAAATTAGTAATATGGATCCACGCATATTTCATGTGATAATACCAGGACCGTCAGAGCGTAAATTATCGCGTCATCTAATTGTGAATAGTAGCGCGGatctttttgttatatggaCGAAATCTTCTCAGAACGAAGTTTATCCTTGGCGACCAACAATACGTGATCAGGATAGGGCGAATAtacatgtttttaaattaaagggGTGAGTGTAAAATACGCaagaaagtttgaaaatattacgGGGACAGCATTCTCCACAATTATATAACTCTGCTAAGCAGTTCTTCAGTTAATACTTTTACTCAAATAACAGTTCTCTTTGTCTTCTATAGCATGCAAATAGAGTCCGTTTCATATTGTTGGTCTGAGAATGATCCGCTCTCTGTGGATTTTCTACGCTCCGCCGAAAGTCAAATTTTGACAGTAGAGCAAAAAGTATCACGAAAAGGGGAAATATCTGCTGAAGTATGTACCTATGAGATAAATGCTGGTAAAATGCAACGCGCCACAGTGACGTCAATAACAATGGGAACGCAAATATGTTGTCATGCCTTCAGTCCAGACCAAGAGAAACTATTCTTGGGTTCAATCGATCGAAAAATTTGTCTGCATGATCTAGTACAGCAAGTTACCAAAGTCACAACACGTATAGACATCgtaagtaaacaaatattacatatataattaaatacaatagtatttcatattataaaatttcatacacATTGCAGATACCCACGCAATGTGCTTGGCACTCGGATAGTAGTATTGTTATGGTAGCTAATGAGCGTGCGCAATTTCAATGTTTTGACCTCGCCCTCACGGCGGTAGGCAATCAATTGCAAAGCGAAGATGTCACACCGCTGAATTTGTTGGATCTTTCACACTACTTCACCATACAACCGACATTGTTGCACATTGCGTTTAGTCACAAGCCGGATTTGACGCAACGCTCTTTACCATATGGCCAAACCgattgtttgcttttgttgcactTCGAACAAGGTCCATTGGGTTGTTTGCGTTTTTTCGCTGGCGCCGGCATGCGCGGTGACATACACAATTCAGGCCTGACCGCTGATGTTTTGCTTGACAAATATCTAGCGCTGCATCAGCTGGAGAAAGCGGTGAATTTGTTATTGGCGATCAACTGGGAAACCTACGGCGCCATGTGTTTGATATCATTACACAAAATAGCTAATTACGTTTTCTTTCGTGGAGAGGCGAAACGCGCACGTGTAGAGCTGCTGGGAAAAGCCCTGAAGACATTCACCGATGAACTTTCCGAAGAAACAAAAGACGAGTTTAGCGATCAGGTGTTTGATTTGAAGAGACGTTTCTTCTTCTATCTGCTGCGGTAAGCCAGCATTAATAATGTATTTTAATGtatatttaatcaaattaattatatattatttaggaAACAAATGTATGCAGAGGCCTTTGAAGTTGCTGAAGACATTGAAGATTATGATCTATTCATGGATTTATTCAATGAGACCAAATCGAATGTAAACTTGTTGGAGTTTGCTACCGCCGCTTTCAGTCAGGCAGCAACTATACTGCATGAAGAGGAAGGACACGGTGGTGCTGTGAACGGTGTTGCGAATAGCAATTTAAGTTCGAGTGCCGATTATCGCTCCGAATCGGCCTGCTCACAATCAACATATGCCGACTTGCAGGTTGTGCAGCGCAGCAAGCTACAACATAACAAATATGCAAAAGAACATTTAAAGAAC
Proteins encoded in this region:
- the LOC120767707 gene encoding WD repeat-containing and planar cell polarity effector protein fritz is translated as MLTLLGECHLWSVRDELRIKSTDLGAFRYTRNREAQQQNAELTAIAKRDYIERRNGVTVLKNSRKAPGRLKDNIKRLEELLRSYKIVHTEWRDAAQVLLLFANGIIAHISVDPATGDILRMVYEKYFVGKLASEVITDAFFTRSHIVLAYNTNQLTVVHLQKPNTRLQGPEKISNMDPRIFHVIIPGPSERKLSRHLIVNSSADLFVIWTKSSQNEVYPWRPTIRDQDRANIHVFKLKGMQIESVSYCWSENDPLSVDFLRSAESQILTVEQKVSRKGEISAEVCTYEINAGKMQRATVTSITMGTQICCHAFSPDQEKLFLGSIDRKICLHDLVQQVTKVTTRIDIIPTQCAWHSDSSIVMVANERAQFQCFDLALTAVGNQLQSEDVTPLNLLDLSHYFTIQPTLLHIAFSHKPDLTQRSLPYGQTDCLLLLHFEQGPLGCLRFFAGAGMRGDIHNSGLTADVLLDKYLALHQLEKAVNLLLAINWETYGAMCLISLHKIANYVFFRGEAKRARVELLGKALKTFTDELSEETKDEFSDQVFDLKRRFFFYLLRKQMYAEAFEVAEDIEDYDLFMDLFNETKSNVNLLEFATAAFSQAATILHEEEGHGGAVNGVANSNLSSSADYRSESACSQSTYADLQVVQRSKLQHNKYAKEHLKNYVPPLPSFKSKVFSAEMIKINIPKPELRTESTQDAIRARPPPPPPPLPSLRSLKLLQNTTNTPTINSTLAELSIKSGSDFNNTGIALTATPSVTLLPWQQQLPADAMAPNSINTPAATMLPRFTTTGNSSSANTLLTVNSTHLQTITTNSNVMHHATPAVITDNSLPLQQKHMQPLPPSALAPTSIASVSALQPGNYKPKYYQHPLVSGTIPPTLVVTTNSEEHQKRLLQKKPTASILSNSSTQQHNGANLVNGGSGATYANGLNKELPSGGGNARNAAGEKNKVKFSDTVQVAVVPEIPRKEKPQLPKRNGYSRPLPRNITNPKKELADSLPLCHPHDEYLKDFNPLSAADELPRPPIRSSNRDETSKSRKSNNTSQPAIKVVHFGVV